Within Metabacillus sp. KUDC1714, the genomic segment TAAGACTCGCCCGTAGAGTTATTAATGGCGAACGTTTCCACCCAGCAAGTTACTCATTATGGTTTTTTAAACCATCAGGTGCCTGTCCAGCTCAATGGTATAACCAATGGAACTCAGGAAGGTTCAAGGCTCACTGCTTTTACAAACCAACAGAATCCTCATGTCCGGACGTATATAATACATTTTAAATTCTTTATGAAACATCACATAGTTTTGTGGTGCTTTTTCTTGTCTTAATAGGTAAAATGGGGAAAGGTGTATTTCATCAGAATTTATTTTATGGGAATAATTGTATATAAAACATATGATATTTCAATAGGAATTAAATGAAGTCATGTTTTCAACTATTAAACTTTGTTTTCTTACATTTTTCATCTAAAGAAAAATACTGTAAACTAAAAGTAGATTCCAGGGAAAATAGAATGAATTAAAGTGTATGGGTGATTAAAACAATGAAGGTAATAATTGCAGAAAAACCCGATCAAGCTTCAACCCTGTGTGCGCAATTTCAGAGAGTGAAAAGAGATGGCTATTTCGAAGTGAAGCCGAATGAACTCTTTCCAAATGGTGCCTATTGTACGTGGGCAATTGGCCATTTAACTCAATTAAGTGCACCTGAAGCTTATAAGTCGGAGTGGAAAAAATGGTCATTAACGATGTTGCCGATCATTCCTGAAAAGTTTAAATATGAAGTTACAAAGTCAAAAGCAAAACAATTTAATATTGTCAAACAACTTTTAAAAAATCCAGCAGTTAATGAAATTATCCACGCTGGAGATGCTGGTCGTGAAGGTGAGCTTATCATACGTAATATCATTCACCTATCAGGTATAAGGAAGCCTTTAAAAAGATTATGGATTTCATCACTAACTCCTGCTTCTATCTATGAAGGATTTCGCCAATTACTTGATGATGAAAAAACGAAAAACCTATATTTTGAAGCTTATTCTCGTGCTTGTGCAGATTGGTTAGTAGGGATGAATGCTTCAAGGGTGTATTCGCTTTTATTAAAAGAAAAAGGGATCAATGACGTTTTTTCAGCTGGTAGAGTTCAAACACCAACACTCGCATTAATCGTTAAAAGAGAAAAGGAAATTGATGCATTTAAGTCTGAGCCATTTTGGGAAATTGTTGCAACGTTCCAAATAAACGGGAAGAAATATCAAGGGAAATGGCAAAAGGATCAACAAACAAGAATAATGGATGTTGAGCTTGCAAACAGAATGGCCGCATTTTGTAAAGATAAACCAGCTGAAATAAAAGAACTAATAACCGAGCGCAAGGAATATCAGCCACCGCTTCTTTTCAACTTGTCATCACTTCAAGCAACAGCAAATAAGGCATTTAAATTTTCACCAAAAAAGACGTTAGACATCGTTCAATCACTCTATCAAAAAGGAATTGTTTCTTATCCTCGTAGTGATTCAGCCTATGTAACAAAAGGGGAAGCAGAGCTGTTTCCTGAAATTTTAAAGAAATTAAGTGCCTTTGATGACTTTAAGGATTTGTTTCCGTTACCAAAGCCTTCGATCATAAATAATTCTCGATACGTAAATGAAAAAAAGGTAACAGATCACTATGCAATCATCCCAACTGAACAGGTAAAGGATCCAAAAAGATTATCTGCTGACGAACAAAAAATGTATGACATGATTGTTAGAAGGTTAATTGCCGCCCACTATGAAAGTGCGATTTTTGATTACTCAACATTAACTACCCTTGTTGATGGCCGTGCAGAATTTATTACCAAGGGAAAACAACAAATTCAAGAAGGCTGGCGCAAAGTCATATTTCAAGCTGACAAAGAAAAAGATCAACTACTCCCTAATGTTTCGAAAGGTGATTCTGGACATGTTCATAAGGTTGAAGCAAAGGAAGGAAAAACTCAGCCGCCAAAGCGATATACGGAAGGTCAGTTAATAACTTTAATGAAAACGGCAGGGAAATATTTAGATAATGATGAATTAGAAAAGGTCTTAAGCAAAGTAGAAGGGTTAGGTACCGAAGCGACGAGAGCAGGTATTATCACAATGCTGAAGGACCGAAAGTACATTGATATTAAAAAGAACCAAGTGTATGCGACAGATAAAGGAAAAGTGCTAATTGCAGCAATTGGTGATCACATTTTAGCTTCACCAGAAATGACAGCAAAATGGGAGCAACGCCTTTCAGAAATAGGTGAAGGACAAGCATCACCATCTTTATTTATGGAACAAACAAAAAAGCTGTCTACAAAAATAGTATCTGACGCAATAACAGTTGCACCTAATTGGAGCTTCGAAGGATTAAAAGTAGACTCAATCCAGCGAACATCTTCCCGATACACAATAGGCAAAAAGGTTGGAAAATGTAAGCTGTGTGATGGTGATATAGTCGATAAAGGTGAATTTTATGGATGTGCAAACTACAAAACAATCAAATGTACCTTCACTATTTCGAAAAAAATATTAGGAAAAAAAATCTCTCAGACTAATATTCAAAAGCTATTAAATGAAGGTAACTCTAACTTAATTAAGGGATTTAAAAAGGGAGAAAAAACGTTTGATGCGAAATTAGAGTGGAAAGAAGGCAAAATTCAATTTCTTTTTGAAGGAAGTCCATCCAAAAACTAGATTCGCATTTTATTGAAAAATCATGTACAATTTTCAACAGTATGGTTAAATAATTGTGATATACAACAATAAGCGATATACTATTAAGTTGTATGTTTCTATAATATTATTTAAATAAAGGCTCGCATCTATTCTAAGAGGTTGTTGCTTTTAAAACAAAAACTATATTAGGTTTATTGGAACGGATTGCGAGACTCCTGCTTAGAGTAGCGGGACAGGTGAGGCTCATACAGGCGTTTACGCGCCTAAGGCTTACCGCTCGCCCTGCGGAAAGCGAGCATCTTTTGCTCCAATCAACCACATCGAATTACTTGGTAAATAGCAACAAAGTTTGGCGAGTCAACCTAAATAAATGAGATAAAAGATCAATACAACGTTTAAATGACCTTAGTTTATGTCCAATAAGTTTCACTTTTAGGATATTAAATTAATTGTTACAAAGTTAGAAACTTACTAACAAGTTTTTAAAAGGGTAGTTTGAAAGGAGAATCACACGATGAATGAACAGCAACGTAAGGAAAGTACTCAAGTAACTCCAACGGACAAAAAATCCGAAAAGGACTACAGCCAGTATTTCCAAGCAGTGTATATGCCTCCTTCATTAAAGGAAGCGAAAAAGCGCGGGAAAGAAGAAGTAAAGTATGATGGCTTCTCGATTCCAGAAGAATTTCGAGGAATGGGACATGGTAAGAAGTTTTATATTCGCACATACGGATGTCAAATGAATGAACATGATACTGAGGTAATGGCTGGTATTTTCATGGCACTAGGCTATGAACCAACAGATGGTGTTGAAGATGCGAATGTAATCCTGTTAAACACTTGTGCAATTCGTGAAAACGCAGAAAACAAAGTGTTCGGAGAACTTGGTCACTTTAAAACATTAAAAAAGAAAAGACCGGATTTATTATTAGGGGTTTGTGGTTGTATGTCACAGGAAGAATCTGTTGTAAACCGTATTTTAAAGGTTCATCCGTTTGTTGACATGATTTTTGGTACACATAATATCCACCGTTTGCCTAACATTCTAAATGAAGCATATCTTTCTAAAGAAATGGTTGTAGAAGTATGGTCTAAAGAAGGGGACGTAATAGAAAACCTTCCAAAAGTCCGTAAAGGGAATATTAAGGCATGGGTAAACATTATGTATGGTTGTGATAAATTCTGTACGTACTGTATCGTACCATACACACGAGGTAAAGAGCGTAGCCGTCGTCCTGAAGAAATTATCCAAGAGGTCCGTCATCTAGCTGCACAGGGCTATAAAGAAGTAACCCTTCTTGGGCAAAACGTTAATGCTTACGGTAAGGATTTTGAAGACATTAATTATGGTTTAGGCGATCTAATGGATGAAATTTCTAAAATTGATATTCCTAGACTACGCTTTACTACAAGCCATCCGCGTGATTTTGATGATCACTTAATCGAAGTTTTAGCAAAGGGTGGAAATCTGTTAGATCATATTCACTTACCAGTACAATCTGGAAGCACGGATATTCTGAAAATAATGGCACGTAAATATAGTCGTGAACATTATTTAGAACTAGTTCGTAAAATTAAGGAAGCAATGCCAAATGCATCCCTTACAACGGATATCATTGTAGGCTTCCCAAATGAAACAGATGAGCAATTTGAAGAAACGTTATCTCTATACCGTGAAGTAGAATTTGATAGTGCCTATACGTTTATCTATTCACCTCGTGAAGGTACTCCGGCTGCTAAAATGCAGGATAATGTACCTGATGAAGTTAAAAAGGAACGTCTTCAACGTTTAAATGCTCTTGTAAATGAAATATCTGCAAAGAAATTAAAAGAATACGAAGGCAAGATTGTAAATGTTCTTGTTGAAGGCGAAAGTAAAAAGAACCCTGATGTTTTAGCAGGTTACACGGAAAAAAGTAAGCTAGTAAACTTCAGAGCACCTAAATCTGTTATTGGGCAAATTATAAAGGTGAAAATTACGAAAGCAAAAACATGGACGCTTGATGGAGAAATGATAGAAGAAGCGGTTGAGGTGAAATAAGATGACATTATATACAAAAGACGATATTGTAGCAAAAGCTCGTGAGTTAGCACAAATGATTTCTGAATCAAATGAGGTTGATTTCTTTAAACGTGCTGAGGCACAAATCAACGAAAATCAAAAAGTACGGGAAATGATTGCAAGTATTAAAAGTCTTCAAAAACAAGCTGTTAACTTTCAACATTATGGGAAACATGAAGCATTGAAACAAGTTGAAGCAAAAATTGATAAAATTCAAAATGAATTGGATGAAATTCCAATTATTCAAGAATTCCAAGAATCACAAATAGAAGTAAATGACTTACTTCAATTAGTTTCACATACAATTTCAAACAAAGTTACGAATGAAATTATTACGTCAACAGGTGGAGATCTTTTAGCAGGAGAAACAGGATCTAAAGTTAAAAATTCATCTGGTGGTAGCTGTTCATAAAAATGCATATGATACAAAGTAAAGAGAGGTGGGTTAACCCATCTCTCTTTACTTTGTATTTTTTTAGTTGTTTTCTATTATTGCTCAATCAATATGCAATTGTGGTTCTTTCTCACACCTTAATAGCTTGCAAGTAAGTTTTATTTTTCTTTCCAAAAAAGATTAGGCTTAAGTATTTTTAGATAATCATGCACCTTTTTTCTTTTTTAGGCACATATTTATCACCCTCAGCATACAATGAACTATAGGTTTCATGTATTGGCGTAACATGTCATCATTTCAGTCAATTATTTTGGCACAATCATTACTAGCCTAGCATAGGATTAAAAGAAGATTCATTGAGGAGGGTATGCTCGAATGTCTGAATACAGAGAAATAATTACAAAAGCAGTTGTTGCGAAAGGACGCAAATTTTCACAATGTACACATACGATTTCACCATCGCAAAAACCTGCGAGCATTTTAGGTGGCTGGATTATTAACCATAATTATGATGCTCAAAAGAATGGTAAAACAGTTGAAGTAGAGGGTACTTACGATATTAACGTTTGGTATTCTTACAATGAAAACACAAAAACAGAGGTTGTAACCGAACGCGTAGAATATGTAGATGTTATAAAGTTAAGATATAAAGATGATAACTTTATTGATGATGAGCATGAAGTAATCTGTAAAGTATTACAACAACCAAACTGCTTAGAAGTAACGATTTCACCAAATGGAAACAAAATAATCGTTCAAGCAGAACGTGAGCATCTGGCAGAAGTAATTGGGGAAACGAAAGTGTGTGTACATGTAAATCCCCATGGCTGTGATGATGACGAAGAGTGGGAAGAAGAGCTAGATGATGAATTTGAAGATTTAAATCCAGAATTTCTAGTTGGAGATGTAGAGGAATAACTAGGAGGAATTGTCCTCCTAGTTTTCTTTATTTCCTCAAAATCTATATTCAGTTGTTTTGTCGGACAAGTTTTTCTGATGCACTACCTTGGTTGTTTAATCCCCATTGCTATTTTCACTGTCCTCCAGATAGCTCTTTCCACGTACACCGCATTATTAAAGAAGTTTCGCGAGATTCCTATGTTTCCCTTTTGTTAAAATCACAAGAATATGTCGATATATGTTATAATAAACAGTGATTTTTAAAGAACGTTATGGTGATATTGGAGGATAAACATGGCTACTTACACGCCGATGATACAGCAATATTTAAAGGTTAAGGCAGACTATCAAGATGCCTTTTTATTTTTTCGTTTAGGTGATTTTTATGAAATGTTTTTCCAGGATGCGATTAAAGCTTCACAGGAACTAGAAATTACTTTAACAAGTCGCGATGGTGGGGGAGAAGAGCGGATCCCAATGTGTGGAGTTCCATATCATGCTGCACCTTCGTATATTGAACAGTTAATCTTAAAAGGTCATAAAGTTGCAATCTGTGAGCAAACAGAGGATCCTAAGCAAGCAAAAGGTGTTGTGAGAAGAGAGGTTGTTCAGCTTATTACACCTGGTACGGTGATGGATGGAAAAGGGCTTCATGATAAAGAAAATAACTATATAGCCTCTATTACAGCCTTTGATACACAGATTGGACTGGCGCTAAGTGATTTAACAACTGGTGAAAATCTTGTAGCCATTTGCTCGAACTTTGATGAGCTTTTAAACGAAATCTATTCAGTAGGAGCAAAGGAAGTTGTCATCTCAAGAGACTTTCCTGATGAATGGAAAAAACAACTGATTGATCGCTGTCAAGCAACATTATCGTATGAAGCAGAGACAACAATTTCTTCTGATTTTGAGGGGATTCTTAGGGAACTACATGATGAGCGACTTACCTGCACATTTGGAAGACTGTTAACCTATCTACAACGTACGCAAAAGCGTAGTCTTGATCATCTACAAAAGGTAAAGGTTTATTATCTACAAGATTCAATGAAAATTGACCTTTATTCAAAACGGAACTTAGAGTTAACCGAAACAATACGTTCCAAAGGGAAAAAAGGATCATTACTTTGGCTCCTGGATGAAACGAAAACAGCAATGGGCGGAAGATTACTTAAACAGTGGGTGGATAAGCCTCTTGTTGATCGCACAAAAATTGAAGCTCGGCTTACTATGGTTGAAACATTTATTGCAAACTACTTTGAACGCGAAGATTTGAGAACTTTACTTAAAGAGATATATGACTTAGAAAGGCTAGCGGGCAGAGTCGCTTTTGGAAATGTGAATGCTCGAGATTTAGTTCAATTAAAAAAGTCACTCCAACAGGTTCCAGCTATTGAAGAGCTATGCAGGTCCTTACAAAACGATGTCTATCTATCAGAACGCTTAGATTCTTGTGAGGACTTAAGCAATCTATTAGAGGAAGCTATAGTTGAAAACCCTCCTCTTTCTATTAAGGAAGGGAATATTATGAAGGACGGCTTTCATACTCAGCTTGACCAATACCGTGATGCAAGTCGGAACGGAAAAACATGGATTGCTCAACTC encodes:
- a CDS encoding DNA topoisomerase III, with protein sequence MKVIIAEKPDQASTLCAQFQRVKRDGYFEVKPNELFPNGAYCTWAIGHLTQLSAPEAYKSEWKKWSLTMLPIIPEKFKYEVTKSKAKQFNIVKQLLKNPAVNEIIHAGDAGREGELIIRNIIHLSGIRKPLKRLWISSLTPASIYEGFRQLLDDEKTKNLYFEAYSRACADWLVGMNASRVYSLLLKEKGINDVFSAGRVQTPTLALIVKREKEIDAFKSEPFWEIVATFQINGKKYQGKWQKDQQTRIMDVELANRMAAFCKDKPAEIKELITERKEYQPPLLFNLSSLQATANKAFKFSPKKTLDIVQSLYQKGIVSYPRSDSAYVTKGEAELFPEILKKLSAFDDFKDLFPLPKPSIINNSRYVNEKKVTDHYAIIPTEQVKDPKRLSADEQKMYDMIVRRLIAAHYESAIFDYSTLTTLVDGRAEFITKGKQQIQEGWRKVIFQADKEKDQLLPNVSKGDSGHVHKVEAKEGKTQPPKRYTEGQLITLMKTAGKYLDNDELEKVLSKVEGLGTEATRAGIITMLKDRKYIDIKKNQVYATDKGKVLIAAIGDHILASPEMTAKWEQRLSEIGEGQASPSLFMEQTKKLSTKIVSDAITVAPNWSFEGLKVDSIQRTSSRYTIGKKVGKCKLCDGDIVDKGEFYGCANYKTIKCTFTISKKILGKKISQTNIQKLLNEGNSNLIKGFKKGEKTFDAKLEWKEGKIQFLFEGSPSKN
- a CDS encoding RicAFT regulatory complex protein RicA family protein yields the protein MTLYTKDDIVAKARELAQMISESNEVDFFKRAEAQINENQKVREMIASIKSLQKQAVNFQHYGKHEALKQVEAKIDKIQNELDEIPIIQEFQESQIEVNDLLQLVSHTISNKVTNEIITSTGGDLLAGETGSKVKNSSGGSCS
- the cotE gene encoding outer spore coat protein CotE, with the translated sequence MSEYREIITKAVVAKGRKFSQCTHTISPSQKPASILGGWIINHNYDAQKNGKTVEVEGTYDINVWYSYNENTKTEVVTERVEYVDVIKLRYKDDNFIDDEHEVICKVLQQPNCLEVTISPNGNKIIVQAEREHLAEVIGETKVCVHVNPHGCDDDEEWEEELDDEFEDLNPEFLVGDVEE
- the mutS gene encoding DNA mismatch repair protein MutS, yielding MATYTPMIQQYLKVKADYQDAFLFFRLGDFYEMFFQDAIKASQELEITLTSRDGGGEERIPMCGVPYHAAPSYIEQLILKGHKVAICEQTEDPKQAKGVVRREVVQLITPGTVMDGKGLHDKENNYIASITAFDTQIGLALSDLTTGENLVAICSNFDELLNEIYSVGAKEVVISRDFPDEWKKQLIDRCQATLSYEAETTISSDFEGILRELHDERLTCTFGRLLTYLQRTQKRSLDHLQKVKVYYLQDSMKIDLYSKRNLELTETIRSKGKKGSLLWLLDETKTAMGGRLLKQWVDKPLVDRTKIEARLTMVETFIANYFEREDLRTLLKEIYDLERLAGRVAFGNVNARDLVQLKKSLQQVPAIEELCRSLQNDVYLSERLDSCEDLSNLLEEAIVENPPLSIKEGNIMKDGFHTQLDQYRDASRNGKTWIAQLEQQERQKTGIKSLKIGYNRVFGYYIEVTRANLHLLQEGVYERKQTLTNAERFITPELKEKETLILEAEEKIVELEYQLFVDLREQVKQYIPRLQVLAKRLSELDVLQCFATVSENRHYCKPIFSKTTELFIKDGRHPVVEKVMDSQEYVPNDCYLNADRQMLLITGPNMSGKSTYMRQVALTAILAQIGCYVPASEAVLPIFDQIFTRIGAADDLISGQSTFMVEMLEAKNAIANATSQSLILFDEIGRGTSTYDGMALAQAIIEHIHEQIGAKTLFSTHYHELTILDGQLSSLNNIHVKAIEENGKVVFLHKIEEGPADKSYGIHVAELADLPKSLIKRAKEILSELEADKLLTETVEKKTVVKEDLLTDSQLSLFAEENPVPKKAPTLSKKEQAVIELLKSMNLLEMTPLDAMNELYQLQKKIK
- the miaB gene encoding tRNA (N6-isopentenyl adenosine(37)-C2)-methylthiotransferase MiaB, coding for MNEQQRKESTQVTPTDKKSEKDYSQYFQAVYMPPSLKEAKKRGKEEVKYDGFSIPEEFRGMGHGKKFYIRTYGCQMNEHDTEVMAGIFMALGYEPTDGVEDANVILLNTCAIRENAENKVFGELGHFKTLKKKRPDLLLGVCGCMSQEESVVNRILKVHPFVDMIFGTHNIHRLPNILNEAYLSKEMVVEVWSKEGDVIENLPKVRKGNIKAWVNIMYGCDKFCTYCIVPYTRGKERSRRPEEIIQEVRHLAAQGYKEVTLLGQNVNAYGKDFEDINYGLGDLMDEISKIDIPRLRFTTSHPRDFDDHLIEVLAKGGNLLDHIHLPVQSGSTDILKIMARKYSREHYLELVRKIKEAMPNASLTTDIIVGFPNETDEQFEETLSLYREVEFDSAYTFIYSPREGTPAAKMQDNVPDEVKKERLQRLNALVNEISAKKLKEYEGKIVNVLVEGESKKNPDVLAGYTEKSKLVNFRAPKSVIGQIIKVKITKAKTWTLDGEMIEEAVEVK